Proteins from one Bacteriovorax sp. BAL6_X genomic window:
- a CDS encoding TlpA disulfide reductase family protein, whose product MKKYISLQNLALIIALTLFAFKQGPSIANSFRLKEKNISKRPVKTIEANPKNIQFPPDKKVVTFFWMTTCAPCKIEMLRLKKSVESGKISKGSIYAINPFESTAQIKKFLKNNPYPFTFIEDNDLGYDLGIQVTPTTIFLDKGVVKSFTTGISFMGIYKAEEFLSN is encoded by the coding sequence ATGAAAAAGTATATCTCTTTACAAAATTTAGCACTTATAATTGCATTAACTCTATTTGCCTTTAAACAAGGCCCTAGTATCGCAAATAGCTTCAGACTAAAAGAAAAGAATATTTCAAAAAGACCTGTCAAAACAATTGAAGCTAACCCTAAGAACATACAATTCCCACCAGACAAGAAGGTCGTTACATTTTTTTGGATGACAACTTGTGCTCCATGCAAAATAGAAATGCTACGATTAAAGAAATCTGTTGAAAGTGGAAAAATATCCAAAGGCTCAATCTATGCCATCAATCCATTTGAAAGCACAGCCCAAATAAAGAAGTTTCTAAAAAATAATCCCTATCCTTTTACATTTATAGAAGATAATGACTTGGGCTACGACTTAGGTATTCAGGTTACTCCAACAACGATCTTCTTAGATAAAGGAGTCGTTAAATCTTTCACAACAGGAATTAGCTTTATGGGGATCTATAAAGCTGAAGAATTTCTTTCTAATTAA
- a CDS encoding transglutaminase domain-containing protein — protein MRHIFILFYFCLFSISNTSANEAALKRVQNSCIESIDWSNKKCSLAFDQQYNLDSVESAFSTFFNFVEGPLIDAIAYADILVEEAMTWEDSPRRIEREKGKKLKSKVLKSIKSADKGLSSCQKACLVKCVTSNYLEYSANFSKFINTDDIFNNAKGVCTEFSDLAEYLGDELGIEVRVATAITKKHAYNQIKIDDRWFSFEPQSERCEFYIEKDDHAMIETNTNKHALNDDFRGFDTSKIVHYRKAKNFSKSVKNQ, from the coding sequence GTGAGACACATATTTATTCTATTCTATTTTTGTTTATTTAGTATTTCTAATACTAGCGCAAATGAAGCTGCTCTAAAGCGTGTCCAAAATTCATGTATCGAGAGTATCGACTGGTCAAATAAGAAATGTAGCCTCGCTTTTGATCAACAATACAATCTTGATTCCGTTGAGTCTGCTTTTTCGACTTTTTTTAACTTTGTTGAAGGTCCACTTATCGATGCCATCGCTTATGCTGATATTCTTGTTGAAGAGGCGATGACTTGGGAAGATTCTCCTAGAAGAATTGAGCGTGAAAAAGGTAAAAAACTTAAATCTAAAGTTCTAAAATCAATTAAAAGTGCCGACAAAGGTCTGTCCTCTTGTCAGAAAGCTTGTCTTGTTAAATGTGTGACAAGTAATTATCTGGAGTATTCAGCAAACTTTTCTAAATTTATCAATACAGATGATATTTTCAATAATGCTAAAGGTGTCTGTACTGAGTTCTCTGATCTTGCAGAGTACTTAGGTGATGAGTTGGGTATTGAAGTTAGAGTGGCCACTGCAATCACAAAAAAACATGCTTACAATCAAATTAAGATTGATGATCGCTGGTTTTCTTTTGAACCTCAATCAGAACGATGTGAGTTCTATATTGAGAAGGATGATCATGCAATGATTGAAACTAATACGAATAAACACGCTCTGAATGATGACTTTCGTGGTTTTGATACTTCTAAAATAGTGCATTATCGAAAAGCTAAAAACTTTAGTAAGTCGGTAAAAAATCAATAA
- a CDS encoding NAD(P)-dependent alcohol dehydrogenase: MIKSKGIAAKSPKAKLEPYNFERRSPNANDIVIDIKFCGICHSDIHMARDEWGLGTPFPLVPGHEIAGVVREVGANVKKYKVGDRVGVGCLVDSCRKCSPCENHLEQYCEQGSTQTYGSEIEDGTGYTQGGYSDVIVVDQDFVLKIPDNIDLEKAGPLMCAGITLYSPLTHWKAGPGKKVAIMGLGGLGHMGVKIAAAKGADVTVLSHTKSKEEDAVKLGAHNFLYTGDEKVFEENAEKFDLIINTVSSNKLDMGNYFNLLKLDGTLVSVGVPEEPLTIHPFALIMKRRSYAGSVIGGLKETQEMLDFCGKHNITPEIEMIEPKQVNEAYERVLNSDVRYRFVIDMSKLG; the protein is encoded by the coding sequence ATGATTAAATCAAAAGGAATCGCTGCCAAAAGTCCTAAGGCCAAGCTTGAGCCATATAATTTTGAAAGAAGAAGTCCTAATGCCAATGATATTGTCATCGATATTAAGTTTTGTGGAATTTGCCACTCTGATATTCATATGGCCAGGGATGAGTGGGGTTTAGGAACTCCTTTTCCTCTAGTTCCAGGTCATGAGATTGCTGGTGTTGTTCGTGAAGTTGGTGCGAATGTAAAAAAATATAAAGTAGGTGATCGTGTTGGAGTAGGCTGTCTTGTTGATTCTTGTCGAAAATGTTCACCATGTGAAAATCATCTTGAACAATATTGTGAACAGGGTTCGACCCAAACTTATGGATCAGAAATTGAAGATGGCACAGGTTATACACAAGGGGGCTACTCTGATGTAATTGTCGTTGATCAGGATTTCGTCTTAAAAATTCCAGATAATATTGATTTAGAAAAGGCCGGCCCACTAATGTGTGCAGGAATTACTCTATATTCCCCTTTAACCCATTGGAAGGCGGGGCCTGGGAAGAAAGTTGCCATTATGGGCCTTGGTGGCCTTGGCCATATGGGGGTCAAAATCGCGGCCGCTAAGGGAGCTGATGTTACAGTGCTTAGCCATACGAAGAGTAAAGAAGAGGACGCAGTTAAACTTGGTGCTCACAATTTTCTCTATACTGGAGATGAAAAGGTCTTCGAAGAAAATGCTGAAAAATTTGACCTCATTATAAATACTGTTTCTAGTAATAAGCTCGATATGGGGAATTACTTTAACTTACTAAAGCTTGATGGAACACTCGTTTCAGTTGGTGTTCCTGAGGAACCTCTTACCATTCATCCTTTTGCGCTTATAATGAAGAGAAGGAGTTATGCTGGTTCTGTTATTGGTGGACTAAAAGAAACTCAAGAAATGCTAGACTTCTGCGGCAAGCATAATATCACTCCTGAGATAGAGATGATTGAGCCTAAACAGGTAAATGAAGCTTATGAAAGGGTTTTAAATAGTGATGTTCGTTACCGCTTTGTCATTGATATGAGTAAGCTTGGTTAA
- a CDS encoding YebC/PmpR family DNA-binding transcriptional regulator, whose protein sequence is MGRKSAKIAAKKGAADKARGQVFTRALKDVFLASKSGSGDPETNFLLKVAIDRCKKFNVPKDNIDRAIKKGQGGDGVGYTDINYEGYGPGGVAVFVEASTDNNTRTVASVRSYFNKVQGSLGQTGSLEFVFKREANFLVNEENVSDHDEFELEVIDAGAEDITLEDGVFEIIAPVESFGDIQKKLQEIGITPEEARLERVPLNHKAIDDEDTLKQFERLIDLLEEDDDVVTVYHNLEESEE, encoded by the coding sequence ATGGGAAGAAAATCAGCAAAAATTGCGGCAAAAAAAGGCGCAGCGGACAAGGCCCGTGGACAGGTATTCACGAGAGCACTAAAAGATGTATTCTTAGCTTCAAAAAGCGGAAGTGGCGATCCAGAAACAAACTTTCTTCTAAAAGTTGCAATTGATCGTTGTAAGAAGTTTAACGTTCCAAAAGACAATATCGACCGTGCAATCAAAAAAGGCCAAGGTGGAGACGGTGTCGGTTATACAGATATTAATTATGAAGGCTACGGCCCTGGTGGCGTTGCTGTATTCGTAGAAGCATCAACGGATAATAATACTAGAACAGTAGCAAGTGTAAGAAGTTATTTCAATAAAGTTCAAGGATCACTTGGGCAAACTGGATCACTAGAATTCGTTTTCAAAAGAGAAGCAAATTTCTTAGTTAACGAAGAAAATGTATCTGACCACGATGAATTTGAACTTGAAGTAATCGATGCTGGAGCAGAAGATATTACACTTGAAGATGGTGTATTTGAGATTATTGCACCAGTAGAGTCATTTGGAGATATCCAAAAGAAACTTCAAGAAATTGGAATCACACCTGAAGAAGCTAGGCTTGAGAGAGTTCCACTTAATCACAAAGCAATTGATGATGAAGATACATTAAAGCAATTTGAAAGATTGATTGACCTACTTGAAGAAGATGATGATGTTGTAACTGTTTATCACAATCTAGAAGAGAGTGAGGAATAG
- a CDS encoding TonB-dependent receptor, giving the protein MKILILVFISQLTFAQTTSANSHDAIYIYGLFEKKEYYSDANSTSIKTAKEFSQEQSTDLSELFKSIPNLNMASGSSRSNFFQIRGIGERSAYEGISNYSVGLMVDEIDYTGVSGTTNLEGIKQLEVYKGPQATRFGPSAMAGMIHLKSQDPTQESKFKTYLSYESFNTWEESISYSGMLNHSTGLTLSLSKRDSDGFMENEYLKRNDTNGQDELNIRASLAKDFIDSTLTFGLHYFDKANGYDAFVQDNSFTTRSDKPGKDKSETLGQYLKLEKDLNANLTSTTIITHFKNNSYYSYDEDWGNNPYWNTIPGWNTDYDYNIEFPRKREDFTLDQRFSSKRSTIGVYLKFSNEDFKEIGYEDSAVRKSIDGEVDTKLVSVYAEQTKEISESIDINYGGRIEYRNVEFEAQESGTETNLSPEDLMYGLNITLSKKGLLGDLAYLKLSKGYKPGGINTQSAVPDTRKEFKPEDLYSFEFGQKYHLKEKGISLSSSLFFMYRNNAQVKTSFQDDPMDPSSFTFYTDNAASGFNYGTEIEASLTKTYGLSVTSGIGLLGTRYGDYNIGTRDLDGRQMPHAPNYQVNLNLNYKYKNGMYWDINFYASDVFYFSNSHDLKSTAYQLVDTKVGYRYKSLDISIWCKNVFDETYSLRGYYFANMPPTWQDELYTQKEAPRSYGISASYEF; this is encoded by the coding sequence ATGAAAATACTAATATTAGTATTTATTTCCCAACTAACATTTGCTCAAACAACATCGGCCAATAGTCACGATGCTATTTATATTTATGGTCTCTTTGAAAAGAAAGAATATTATAGCGACGCCAATAGTACATCGATAAAGACGGCCAAAGAATTTTCACAAGAACAATCCACTGATTTAAGTGAACTATTTAAGTCCATTCCTAACCTTAATATGGCAAGTGGAAGCTCACGTTCAAACTTCTTTCAAATCAGAGGAATTGGCGAAAGATCGGCATACGAAGGAATATCAAACTACTCAGTAGGACTGATGGTTGATGAAATTGACTACACTGGTGTTTCAGGAACAACAAATCTAGAGGGTATAAAGCAATTAGAAGTATATAAAGGACCTCAGGCTACACGTTTTGGGCCAAGTGCAATGGCAGGAATGATTCATCTAAAGTCTCAAGACCCGACGCAGGAATCAAAATTTAAAACGTATCTTTCATATGAGTCATTTAATACATGGGAAGAGAGTATTAGCTACTCAGGTATGCTTAATCATTCGACAGGGTTGACACTAAGTCTATCAAAGAGAGACAGTGATGGCTTCATGGAAAATGAATACCTCAAACGTAACGACACAAATGGCCAAGATGAATTAAATATTCGTGCAAGTCTAGCTAAAGACTTTATCGATTCAACACTTACATTTGGACTTCACTATTTTGATAAAGCAAATGGATATGACGCTTTTGTACAAGATAATAGCTTCACAACTCGTTCAGACAAACCAGGTAAGGATAAGAGTGAAACCCTTGGACAATACCTAAAGTTGGAAAAAGACCTAAATGCCAACTTAACAAGTACGACGATTATAACACACTTTAAAAATAATTCTTATTATAGCTATGATGAAGACTGGGGTAATAACCCTTACTGGAATACTATTCCCGGATGGAATACAGACTACGACTATAATATTGAATTCCCAAGAAAGCGCGAAGACTTTACTCTTGATCAGCGTTTCTCATCAAAAAGAAGTACTATCGGTGTTTATCTAAAGTTCTCAAATGAAGATTTCAAAGAAATTGGATATGAAGATTCAGCGGTAAGAAAAAGTATAGATGGAGAAGTCGACACTAAGCTAGTATCAGTCTATGCCGAGCAGACAAAAGAAATAAGTGAAAGTATTGATATCAATTACGGTGGTCGTATTGAATATCGTAATGTCGAATTTGAAGCGCAAGAAAGTGGAACAGAAACAAACCTATCACCAGAAGACTTAATGTATGGCCTAAATATTACACTATCTAAGAAAGGTCTACTTGGAGATCTCGCCTACCTAAAACTATCTAAGGGTTATAAACCTGGAGGAATAAATACACAATCAGCAGTACCTGATACACGTAAAGAATTTAAACCTGAGGATCTTTACTCATTTGAGTTTGGTCAAAAATATCATTTAAAGGAAAAAGGGATCTCGCTAAGTAGTTCTCTATTTTTCATGTATCGTAACAATGCACAAGTTAAAACATCATTTCAAGATGACCCAATGGACCCAAGCTCATTTACATTCTATACAGATAATGCGGCAAGTGGTTTTAACTATGGAACAGAGATTGAAGCAAGCCTTACAAAGACCTATGGCCTAAGCGTAACTTCGGGAATAGGCCTTCTTGGGACAAGGTATGGTGACTATAATATAGGAACAAGAGATCTCGATGGCAGACAGATGCCTCATGCGCCAAATTATCAAGTGAACCTCAACTTAAATTACAAGTACAAGAACGGTATGTATTGGGATATTAATTTCTATGCGTCTGATGTTTTTTACTTTTCAAACTCACACGACTTAAAGTCAACGGCCTATCAATTAGTCGATACGAAAGTTGGCTATCGTTATAAATCTTTAGACATCTCAATTTGGTGCAAGAATGTTTTTGATGAAACTTACTCACTTCGTGGCTACTACTTCGCCAATATGCCTCCAACATGGCAAGACGAGCTCTACACACAAAAAGAAGCTCCACGTAGCTATGGTATTAGTGCAAGCTATGAGTTTTAG